The sequence tCTTCGCAAAATGAACCGTGAAAAGAAATGCTAAAGAGAACGAAAAtctttttgtgaaaaaattCTAAGTCGCGAAAGAAATCTATTAGACATGATGAAGAGACTTCTGAACTTTTAGTTGCTGATCCTCTTACGAGGAAGCTGCTGCGTAACACCACCGTAGAAACCCACAAATTGTGACAGTAATTTCATATGGTTGTGCAAGATGACCAAAGGCCCCTCTCAAAATGAgcaaaaaagtaaaagaaaagagaatgaCCAGCGAAGGTCAAATCATGAACACACGATCTGCACTCGGTAATACGAAACTTACCATTTCCTTCACCGTCACAGCTAGAATCCGACAGATGGGTGACGCCAGCGGCAAAAAAGATAGCCTCAGTTTAGAGCAAGTGGCAAGCCCATCGCTGTCGCCAAAGCAAACCCCGAACAGTGTCACGCCAACTTACCAGCTCTCGGTCGGTCCATGGTCAGACAACCGTTTCAAATGGTTAGTCCACAGGTCCAACTATCATCAATAATCCATGGTGTTTCTCAGTACTGTCCCGGCAACTCCCCACGCAATTATAAGTAAAGATCATTAGAGAAGTCCGACGGAATCAGCTCACAACACGCACTGCTAATAGCCGATCGAACTGCATCAGAATTCAGAATAGGACATTGAGCAGCAACTTCTTATACTACTAACCAATTCTTTGGGTAGGGTCTGCATCAGAGCATGTTACCTGCTCCGGAATCAACAAAATTATGCTAACAATTTCGAGTCAAGCCTCAAGTCTTGAGGATtaccgtatctctttcacactAGGGCGTGCTACCAATTTCGAGTCGGTCACTGCTGGCGTTTTCAGGATAGCAATGTGCTCCCCCTTTATTTGCAAAGTGTCCAAGTCTTGAGGATTAGTGTATCTCTTCCACACTAGGGCGTGTTACTTGCTGCTAATCGGGATGCGAGGATGTATCTGCCGAGACGAATCTCCACGAGATAAACCGCACTGGATGTCCCCAAGGACCGAAGCTGATCGCATGATTTTACCTACTTGCGTTATCGTTAACCTGTATCCCCCCACCATCTCACATCACAGATCGAATcgtctcgcagattgtgttaggCAGGTGACGCCATACGGGGCCGAAGCAGGAAGCGATGCATGTCATACTAATGGTGCGCGTCAATTAGCAAGGGTTCAGTGCAGAAAGCGGCAGCACCTTGATTTGAGAAGATTTCGGGCAAAACGTGCGCACTGAAATCTGCGCCCTGACTAGTCAGCTTTCACGTGCCATTTCGGTTTGCCCTAGTGCTTGATCACTGATGCCGCCCTATGTGGCCATAAGCGTCGCAAATCCTTTTTTCCTCCCACCCTTAATTTGCCTGCTCAGTTGATCATGTAGTGATCGCTGAAAAGGATGTGGTATGGAATGCTCCCACTGTGCATCATGAACAAAACAAAATCTGTCACCTGTGTCAGCGGTGAATTTTCCCCCTCAGAGTACGTCAGGGATGAAATGTAAATGGCTGTATCTGATCAATCAGAGATTCAGAGTACCGTCACAGTCATTTGGAAGATCGACTTGGAACTTAACACAAACAGGCTGCAGTAATTGTGCCATAACCAACAATCTGTCAGAGTTTCTACTGCTAAACGTACTTGCATCTTCCGAACCAACTGCAGAGCTGATGAGTAATGAATGatttataattatatatataatagaaataTGTTATATTTTTAGAACTGTTATCCACAGTATACAGATCATACTATAGGTTTCACAACCGTTATAAAGTAAATAAGGCATATGTTGATAGTTTAATCGGTTTATCATGTTTTATATGAAAATCATCTCTGAATTATGAAAGAGTGCTTCATATACTCGAAAGTAATATAATATGAGAATGTTACACTATCAGGTTATGTTTACTTTAACTCAACTATATAAGAAGTTGAGGAGGTATGCTAAAAGAATTGAGTCCAAGCCAAACAATTAGATTCCGggctagaaggagaaaagaaaagatcgGACAAGCAGAGCAAACCTAGCCACATAGAAATATAAACAACTCATTATTCACATAAAGTCATACCTGATTAAATTCATCTAATAAGGATTTTAGATTAAGATTCGATCTAGAAACATCCTCATTATatactttttaaaaataattaaggAAAATATATGTCAGGCTATTATCTTAAGAAATacttaaatttatataaaaTCTTGTATCTTTCTCTTCGATATACATGATTAATGATCAAATATCTTACTATTAAATAAAGATTTGCATAATAGATTTTATGGATCGTGGGCCCTGCACGTGTTTCTGGGGAGACCAAAGTCGTCGCCGTTCCCACGTCAAGAAAACGTTCCTCCGTCAAGTTTTCTTTTCTCTAGTCGTCTCCAATTTCCCCGTCCATTCCCACCAAGTGACCCTGCAACTTACACACGCGTTCCACCACTCCGCCTCCTATAAGAAGCCTGCGCGCGCTCCGGAACCATCTCATCAGCTCAAGACATTACTTGACCATCCACTTCCATCACCAGCAGCTGTCCACGTCGGCACAGCAACCTCTAGCTCGACTCCAATGGAGCTGCCACCATGGGTGTCCTTCCTCGGCGTCGTGTTCGCCACCGTGCTCTTCCTCAAAGccgtcctccgccgccgcagccgcgcTTACAACCTCCCGCCGGGCCCCAAGCCGTGGCCAATCATCGGCAACCTCGACCTCGTGGGCGCGCTGCCGCACCGCTCCATCCACGAGCTCTCCAAGAAGTACGGCCAGCTCATGTACCTACGGTTCGGTTCGTTCCCCGTCGTCGTCGGCTCGTCGGTGGAGATGGCCAAGTTCTTCCTCAAGACCCACGACGTGGTGTTCACGGACCGGCCCAAGACCGCCGCCGGCAAGTACACCACCTACAACTACCGCGACATCACCTGGTCCCCCTACGGCGCGTACTGGCGCCAGGCGCGGAAGATGTGCCTCACCGAGCTCTTCAGCGCCAAGCGGCTCGAGTCGTACGAGTACATCCGCTGCGAGGAGGTGCGCGCGCTGCTGCGGGACCTGCACGCAGCGTCCGGCCGCGGCAGCGCCGTGATGCTCAAGGACTACCTGTCCACGGTGAGCCTGAACGTGATCACCCGCATGGTGCTCGGCAAGAAGTACCTGgacaaggaggaggtggcggcgcagGGCGGCGGGTCGGTGAGCACGCCGGAGGAGTTCAAGTGGATGCTCGACGAGCTGTTCCTGCTCAACGGCGTGCTCAACATCGGCGACTCCATCCCGTGGCTCGACTGGATGGACCTGCAGGGGTACATCAAGAGGATGAAGAAGCTCAGCAAGATGTTCGACCGGTTCCTGGAACACGTcgtcgaggagcacaaccaGCGGCGGCTGCGCGAGGGCAAGAGCTTCGTCGCGAAGGACATGGTCGACGTGCTGCTGCAAATCGCGGACGACCCTAACCTTGAGGTCGAGCTCAACCGGGAGAGCGTCAAGGCTTTCACTCAGGTGACTCTCAATATATTCTTTCCCAACGGCCATATGCTGAACTGGAGTAGGATTCCGCTTCTATTCGTTCTGTTTTTTCTCGCATACATCTGCAAGCATGGTTTTTTTTCAGACCCGGGCCGTATCCAAGTCCAACACGTCGCCGAATTCTCATCACCTAATCAACACAAATTCGATAATTGTTTGAGAAATTAAAGTCGTGCGATCATCATGACCACTTCGAGAATGTCACTTGACCACCATCTCAAATGGCACGTGCAGGACCTCATCGCCGGCGGCACGGAGAGCTCGGCGGTCACGGTGGAGTGGGCCATCTCGGAGCTCCTCAAGAAGCCCGAGGTAATCGCCAAGGCCACCGAGGAGCTGGACCGCGTCATCGGCCGCGGCCGCTGGGTCACGGAGAAGGACATCCCTCACCTCCCCTACGTCGACGCGATCGTCAAGGAGACCATGCGGCTGCACCCTGTCGCGCCCATGCTGGTGCCCCGCCTGTCCCGCGAGGGCACGTCCGTGGGAGGCTACGACATCCCCGCCGGCACGCGCGTGCTCGTCAGCGTGTGGTCCATCGGCCGCGACCCCGCGCTGTGGGACGCGCCCGAGGAGTTCGCGCCGGAGCGGTTCCTCGGCAGCAAGCTCGACGTGAAGGGGCAGGACTACGAGCTGCTGCCGTTCGGCTCCGGGCGGCGGATGTGCCCCGGGTACAGCCTCGGGCTCAAGGTGATCCAGGTGAGCCTCGCCAACCTGCTGCACGGCTTCGCGTGGAGGCTCCCCGACGGCGTGACGAAAGAGGAGCTGAGCATGGAGGAGATCTTCGGGCTGTCCACGCCTCGCAAGTACCCGCTTGAGGCCGTCGTCGAGCCCAAGCTCCCGGCACACCTCTACACCGAGGCTTGATGTGTGCGTATTTCTTCAGTACTGTGCAGTGTCGTGTCGACTTGCTGTCAGTGTTCCTGGTGTTGTTACTTTGTATGTTTTCCTCCAAGCTTGCGTCCTGTGTTGCGTCGACTCTATAGTGGAATAATGGTGTAACTCAATATGCTTGCTTATATATACAACAAGGATAAATTCTCTGCTTAGAACATGGTGCTTCTTATTGGGCCGAGCTGGTAAAACAGTGTGTTCGGCCGCAACTACATGTTTCTAATATGTAGGATTGGGTCAGAAGACTGTAGTAGTCCTATCCTACTGGATGTTTCAGAATTGAAATTGGTGTTCTTTTTCATACTGTAAAGCTAACGATGGATAAatgatttgaaaagaaaaacgCTAATGATGGATAAACAATTGCAACGGCCCAGCGAGCTCTACATCATCTCGTACAGCCCAGGTCGCATGGCCCGCCTGAGACCCATATagctttgatttttttaaataatattattttattagaaaattaaaaaatatagtttaaaatagaaaattgcAGATATAGAAGCCAGTTGGTACTCCAATTGCGTACTAGTTCCTTGTCGGCAATTGGATAGTCTATCGACATTTGGTGTGCCGACGAGTAATTTCTGACAGGTCATGTCTCCCGTAGACGATACTAAAAGAAAAAATCATATCTTTTAATATGATCTCAAAtagagatgatctttatataaaatttatatttatcGACAATATCTACCACTTTTATAGTTGAATACTGtttcatttgaatatatttAAATACCAAAAAATGGCTAGAAATTTTAGATCTGAAAAACTAGCTTTGTAGTTTACCGTGGAACTGAAGGTGTTTCTTAGAATATGTTTCAGATTACCGATAACTTAGTTTGGAGGAGGTACTTGCAGCGAGCAATAGAGAGAGGTTGGACACATATGTTGTTTGTGCGATGGAGGAACCAGGAGGCAGTTGGGGAGTTGTAGGGCGGAGGTGCCGTGAAGGAGGGTGAACACAGGGTGGTAAACGTGATCTGAGCATTAGATGTTGGGCAATCCTTAAATGATTTGATGAAACAACTGGTGAGGAAAACAAGGGGTGCTAATTACTGGTTTATTTCAACAAGTGGAGCAGGAGGATCAGGAAGACGGGGAAGCTCGTGTGGATGACATCTCGGATAATGAGGATGATGTTCCTATCCCTGGAGACCAGAATAATCCAAATTTTACAAACCTAGTGGTTAGTGAAGGTTATCATGTGTGAGAATAAGGTGTGCCAAAGGGCTAAGTACCCTAGCAGCCAAGCTCTCAAAGATGATGTGTTTCAATGGGCTACATCGATTTGGAGGCAGTTTAGAGTGGTCAAGTTATGATGTAAGTGTCTTAATAAGGGTTGCTCGTAGCGGGTGCAATGCATTTCTAACACCGAACCAATAATCGATCAAACCAAGTTGACCAGTCTGGTTCGGTTTTTTGGTTCGATTACAAGAAATCTAgaatttttcaacaaaaatgatAGGATGCCTAATGGTCTGAGGATTAGAACTCTGGTGGCAAACCAGATGTACTTAATAAACATGACTTAACCACTCGAGCAAAGCATCGTTGAGTGCTATTGGAAGAAACTTTAACCATTTAATGCGTTCCTTAGCTCCataaaaaggcaaaaaaaagtTCTCTTCTTGGTCAGGACTTTCCTCTATTTAGTTTCAAACATGGTCAGATGACGATCACTCTCATTTTGGGTTGGGTTAACTTGTGACGAGTCATGTTTACAATTCGCATCAAGTTTGGTAAATATGGTATTAACTAAAACTGCATCGAAATAAATTGCTATTAACCGAAACCGCACCATACACTAATGAAACACCATATTAACCAagcaaaaaaatatcatattaacTGATATACCGTACCTCCCAAAACCAAAGAAACTGAAAGAACAATCCTAGTTTTAAGGGAAACTATGTTGAATATTGGGAGATCTCGATAGTGGAGGACCACACTTGTCAGTTGAACGAACTGGAGAAGCAGGACATGAACTTTTCATCAAATTTTGTTACCAATGTCATGTATGCTCAGATTGTGCACAACCTGAACTATGAACATAGATCCATAATCAGGGCAATTGAGGAGAGGTATCTGTGCATCATTAGCTACGACAAGGCTTTCAGGGTGAAGAGAAAGCCAAATGAGATGAGGTTCAAGACGTACGAAGCATCGTATGATAATCTCTCATATTTGCTTCACATTATTGCTCAAAGGAACTCTGGGACTTACTATGACATTGATCACTACCTGTTGGTGAAGGAATATTGTAAGTTGGTCCTCAAGCGTGCATGCTTTGCTTTCAGAGCATGTATTCAAGCTTTCTAGCATTGTCACCATATCCTTTCCATCGATGGGACCTTCCTTACCGGCAAGTACAAAAGGTCAGATACTAACTATAATTGGTGTTGATGGAAACAACAAAATACTTCTAGTGGCCTTCACCTTTGTCAAGAATAAGAACACAAATAATTGGTATTGATTCCTGCATTGTGTTTGGATATTTGTTGTGGTGTATCGATCGGATGTTTGCCTTATCCATGACCATCATGCAGTCATTCTGAATGTAATCCTGGACCTGCAACATGGTTCGGCTGAATGCAGAAACGGACCCATCTGGCAAAATTTgcagagcaggtggtgcatgagacATTTGGGTGCCAACTTCTTCAGCtagttcaagaacaagaacctgaTGAATTTTTTCAAGAGGTTGTGTAGTAAGAACTAACAACGGAAGTTCAATGCTTTGTGGAAAACTCTTGATGAGCTTATCACCAAGCAAATAGTAGACCACATGTGGAGGCCAATGAGGGGACATGAGGACATCCCTGTTGCTATTGGTAGCATCCCTCTAGATCCTCCAAGAATGACGAGGATGGCTAGATCATTTGTAAGGACGTTCTTCGAGTGGATCGACAATGAGCCAAAAGAGAAGTAGGATTTGCTCTATGACACCAGTGGAGTAATGTAATGAATTATGACCACAAACATAATTGAGGTATACAACTAGGTTATGAAAGGTATTAGGGGACtgccactagttggaattgtgaAACTCATTCTGTAAGGGACTTGCAAATATTTCATAGACTGATATACAACAACATCAATGGCAATGAATGACACTCGGTTGATCTATGGAACCAGCTTGACTCAGTACACAACTGATAAGACGAGAAGGCACAGATGCACCAGGTGAAGTTCATGGGGACTGCGCAACatcaatataatttttttatagggACAAGGTTAGAGGGGGTGGGCAACCATGAAAGAGTTATTTAGAAGTGTATGCTCGCTAATAAAGCTGTAATTGCACCTGCTAGAAGCCAAGGCAACTGCAAAAGTTATGCTCCTATTGTTGCTTGTGCTGAGCATGGTTTGAGGATTCAGAGGTATGTCTCCAACTACTTCATGAATGAAGctctcactactatagaactagCCATAGATGGTGgctcatcactgctggttataCAAGAATCGACAGTGAAaatgtatcactgccggttcttaacctCTTGCGTCTAAACCATAATAGAGTAGctaagaactgacactgatagtcagtatcagtgctagttctagccACAAATCGGCACTAATGATTGGTACAGTATAAAGGTCGATCCCTTCTTCCATGAGGCCAACCAGAACAAAGCTGACTGACGAGCCAGCCATTTTTGCCATCCTTGCGGTTGGAGCATTCAAAATTTGGAGCAATCAAGGTGCTCCATggttagtaagatgatctatattttatatttagttatatttacttgctagattgccATATGtttgatggttggtgcttgttccatggtgatgaattttgaaaggaggtggagctccaattgagctctgatttagaaaaaaaaattgcaattttGTCATGTGGGATGCATAGAGATaatctatatttcatttgtagttagatttacttgctagattgctctagattagAATGTAGGTGGTTGTTCTATGATGATGAGTTTTGAAAAGAGGTAGAGATCCAATTGAGATATAACTTAGGAAAAGTTTACAATTTTATCATAGTTAAATATATAGggatgatctatattttatttgtagttggatttacttgctagattgctctaggtttgaatgtaGGTGGTTGTTCCCTGGTAATGAATTTTGGAAGGAGAAAGAGCTCCAATTGAGATATATTTAGAAAAGTCGCAATTTTGATGTATAGATATGATTTAAAGAGTATattaaaatcacatgtaaatatatgtggGTGCGTACGTTGAAATCTAGcttcaattttctagtatgcggattgcgtatatttttaatgtcttaaatttaaatattaatctaatgatttttctctattcatcaatcaacgtagtgaatttaacacaagTGATAGAATATAGTGTTGTAGGAATGGCACGTCCAACCACGAGTTGCAATTGAACATGACAGATTTTGGAAGGTGGGTCCCCAACCCAGAAAAAGTGCCAGAAgtagatgggccctcaaataaggaccaatcaagatgcaaggtaattcaatgaatttgttctagattttgaaatggtTAATGGTTATAAGTTGTAtgggtttaattataatgatttgcagatgaaCCGGTTATGGATGTACAAGAATCATGGGCCAGAGTTCTTTAATAGCGTTGAGACTTTTTTAGGGCTATCGCGgggtacaagaagccaaaaaggaagtatgccgatcactatatatgttatcCGTGTGTCGATTACAAGAACGAGAagtagttttcaaacatagagctgATTCGTGCACACTTAATTTGGAGGGTTTGAAGGctagctatacccgttggactgagcacggtgaacttgaagaggttgtgcatgaaggtCAACCAACAATTGAAGAAGACAGAGGTAACAATATGAAAGCTAACAAAGACTTCAATATGTCGGCattcgaagatacttttatTGAGAATGACAAATGCAATACTTTtattggcaacaatgaagatgacATGGAATAAATGTTacgtgatggggagggggactttaCAAGTGAAAGATAATATCAAAAGTTTCAACACATGGTctaggactctaaaacaccagtttacctaAACTGCAAAGATAAGCACAACAAATTGCATGTGGTGCtaacactgatgcaaatgaaggctagcaatggttgggccgataagggtttcaataaattattagaattcttgagggaattgcttccaaagggaaacgTGTTGCCCGAATATATGTACCATGCCAAGTAGATTGTGTGCCCGTTGGGATTgcaagtagagaaaatacatgaatgtgaaaacgattgcatgttggtCTATggtgaggatgcagacttggaagcgtgtcacgTTTGCAATACACCACGGCACAAgtgcaacgttgatgatattgAGACTGATGACGtgagggtgaagagaaagaagaaaagaccccctaTTAAGGTGGTTTGATATTTTCCTATAAGCCCCTGTTTGAAGCAATTGTTTGCTAACAAAgtgaatgccgagttgatgcgataGCACGCTGAAcaacgcaagaaagatggaatggttagacaccctactgatagcatgcaatggaggagatttgaTTCAAATTACAAGATATTCAGAGATAAAGTGAGGGATATAAGATTCGGGTTGAGTATAGATGGGATGAATTCTTTCGGCAACACGataagtactcatagcacttggcccgtgactctctgtatctataaccttccaCCTTAaatgtgtatgaagcggaagtaccttatgatacCTTTGTTGATTAGTGGACCGAATTAATTAgggaacgatattgatgtataccttaAACCATtggttggagatcttcttgtactgtggaaagatgatGTACgtgtatgggatgagtacaaacgtgagaatttcaccctatgcaaatgttgttcgtaacaataTCAGATTGGCATGCTCTTTGTAACCTATCAGGGTAGActataaaagggtacaatggatgtgttcagtgcttagGAAACAGGGGGACGGTGGCTGACGAATAAtcggaaaatgatcttcatgggtcaccgtaggttcctttcTCTGGATCACCCATACtgcaagaataaaaaaaagcttttgatgggacaatgGAGCCTCGTCAAGCTCTTAAAATTTACACTAGAGAACacgtatttaagatggtaaagaaacttagagttgtacttggaaaggggccagaTTGTACAAAATTCCCGGCTAGCCAACATGCTCCTATGTAGAAAAAgagatcaatattttggttgctatCTTATTgaaagtatcttatggtctgaCACACAATCGATGCCATGCAtatggagaagaatgtgttttatagtttgattggtaccttactagacatatctgataaaataaaagatacactaaatgcatgTCTGGACTTGAAAGAAATAAACCTCGGGAAGaacctacattacatacaattagataatagcaaaaaaaaaaacttcccacagcttgctacactatgagcaaggaagagaagatcagctTATGTGTTTGCTTGCATGATATCAAAGTTTTAACTGGTTACTCCTTCAACATCAGGggcttagtaaacatgaaagataagaagttagttggtatgaagtctcatgattgtcatgtgatgatgacgcataTGCTTCTAGTAGCAATTAGAAGTATTCTGCTGGGTAAGGTCCGAGATctaatcataaagttgtgtttgtTCTTCAACGTAATTTCACAagaggtcattgatccgaacaaaatGACAAAACTGTAGGAAgatgtggtccatactatatatcagtttgagactattttccctccaatattttttatataatgccccatctaattatTCACATtttgggtgagataaagagtcTTGACTCCGTATTTTTGCACCATATATATCCTTACAAAAGGTTCATATGTGttctaaataaatattttgttaACCGAGGTCGCCCGGGAgattgcattgcccaagggtggactACAATaagtcattgagttttgcattgactacatgaaactggatgcgattggtatgcctatatcttgctatgggggaggctaaaggggaagaGACGATAgatcatacttcaatccatatcaaagatcgtgtttcattcacttAAGTATATTTCACAGTTCTACAATAATTAGTTATAGTGGAtccgtatgtcaatatgcacatgagcatgctatgctccacaaatccaacaaaatcagatgattggatcacAAGAGAGCACatagataattttggtaattggttaagtaaacacatgatgggtaaggatgtCGACAATGCTCAGTTGGAACTACTGGCTAACGGCCTGTCGATTACGATTCACACATTCCAAGAATACGATATTAACatttatacattttatacgagaggaCAAGATAACAAGAGCattaaccaaaatagcggtgtctgtaTTGATGCATATGACCGCGCTGGCAATGGGGAGACCTACTATGTGTTCATAGAGGTgatttgggagcttgaatatggtGAGTTGAGGATCCCTctatttcggtgccaatgggtcaaactcctaGGGGGAGTTAAGGTCGATGACTACTGTGGATCTCAAACTCGtcagatacagagaagaaccattcatgCTTGCtaaggatgttgcacaagtattctatgtaaaggacccaaacccagctaacaaggaggatcATCACATGATTCTTcatggaaaaagaaagattataaGTGTTGAGGATGTTATCGATGAAGAAGACTACGATAAATTCAATGAcatgcctccttttggagagaatgtcgaattgcctctcattgatgacactgaggaagctacctacatacgccatGACCATAATGAAGTATTAATCatttaatgaaagcagctttcatgtatttggtgaaatttgtattaATTTAGGATAAGCTTGAATTTGTATCGAAAAGTGTTGCCTGGTCATTGGGGACCTTATAgtttaggataagctttaatttgtatcaaAAAGTGTCGCCCATTCCTGTGTGCTACGACACTCGTTACCAATTTAAGATATTAGACCAAATAATGATCTAAGTTGTGAAGCTTTAACCAAACAAGTTGATTTTTGCGTTGTTTTACTTGAAATCGATCCACAGTCAAGGCACTCTCCAAACATCATTAGAAAGCTAATTGAATATTTTATCCAATTATTCAAAGTGTATGCTTTGGCTGTCGCAGTAAGGAGCTGAAAACTGTACTGTTTCTAAAAACGTCATTGTGGGCCTCATAACTTTCTTTGAAGTATCTTAACCAATTTTTCGCATACCTTATTCATACATTTCCGTAGATCCTATGTGCTGCAACACTCGTTACCAATCTAAGATAGTTGATTATGTATCTGTATCGAatcctctcattgatgacactgaggaagctacctacatatgtCGTAACCATAATTAAGCAttaattgtttaatgaaagcagctttcatgtatttggtgaaatttgtataaatttaggataaactttaatttgtattgagAACATGTATAgatgatgtaagaatatgctttaatttgtatGAAGTAATAATatactttaatttatatttagggcatgtattaactaagaagcttaatatgcaatagaagaatattttttgggaaaaaaataaaaaaaatggtcaGTGCTGATTCTAAGTAATAATCGGCAATCAATGCCGGTTTCTAccaagaaccggtactgatacatgtatcagtgttggttagTACTTAGAACTGACACTGAAGCCTTATCTGTATAGCCAGCACTTAGAACTCACTCGTTCCATTCAGCCCGACGCTGTCTCCTCCTCCTGACATGCTGCCCTAcagccggccgccgcctcctctcgaCACGATCCTGATGCTGGATGCGGACCAGAGGCAACACGTGACAGTCTTCTTCCTAACGGCTAGCCACCCGAGCCTCCTCACCCCTCCATCGACCGCCTACTCC is a genomic window of Phragmites australis chromosome 17, lpPhrAust1.1, whole genome shotgun sequence containing:
- the LOC133897554 gene encoding trimethyltridecatetraene synthase-like, which codes for MELPPWVSFLGVVFATVLFLKAVLRRRSRAYNLPPGPKPWPIIGNLDLVGALPHRSIHELSKKYGQLMYLRFGSFPVVVGSSVEMAKFFLKTHDVVFTDRPKTAAGKYTTYNYRDITWSPYGAYWRQARKMCLTELFSAKRLESYEYIRCEEVRALLRDLHAASGRGSAVMLKDYLSTVSLNVITRMVLGKKYLDKEEVAAQGGGSVSTPEEFKWMLDELFLLNGVLNIGDSIPWLDWMDLQGYIKRMKKLSKMFDRFLEHVVEEHNQRRLREGKSFVAKDMVDVLLQIADDPNLEVELNRESVKAFTQDLIAGGTESSAVTVEWAISELLKKPEVIAKATEELDRVIGRGRWVTEKDIPHLPYVDAIVKETMRLHPVAPMLVPRLSREGTSVGGYDIPAGTRVLVSVWSIGRDPALWDAPEEFAPERFLGSKLDVKGQDYELLPFGSGRRMCPGYSLGLKVIQVSLANLLHGFAWRLPDGVTKEELSMEEIFGLSTPRKYPLEAVVEPKLPAHLYTEA